The uncultured Subdoligranulum sp. genomic sequence TGAAGGCAGGCTTCGACGGCCCCATGTACGACGCCACCATCGCCAACCTGCTGCACTGCTGGCAGATGATGGCCCTCATCGCGGTGGTCTGCATCCTGGCCGCCTGGCTGGTGCTGCAGATCTCCTTCGACCGCAAAAAGGCATGAAAAAGACCCCATCCTGCCGGATGGGGTCTTCATTTGTTTAGAAATTATAAAACGTCTGCGCCGGCGGACATGAGCCGACCGGCGCAGACACATACAGGGAAATTTGACGGCAAATTGTGTGCGGCAAGTGCGCGATTTGCCGTCAAATTTTGTCGAGGGGGAATCCAAAGGGGGGAATAGGACCGTCAGGCACCGCCGTGCGGGACTGTTCCCTCCTTTGAAGAGCATTACTCTTGCCGCCGCAGCCGGTCGGCCGCTTCCTGGGCTGCAGCCCGTGCGTTGCGGGCCAGCCGCCGCAGGTGGACCAGCGCCTGGCGGGTGGCCGCCAGCGTCTCGGCATAGCGGGCACTCTGCATCCGGGGAAAGGCGCGCAGCAGACGCCGGGTACCCAGCCGGTCCAGATCGATGTCCCGCAGCTTGGCGCGCAGGGCCTCGGCGCGGGCGGTCAGTTCGGTGCGTAGGGCGTCGGCGTTCTCCCGGCTCTCCAGTTTGGCCAGGGCCAGCTGGAGCTTCTGCTCATCCAGCAGGGTATCGGCGGTCATGGCGCCGGTACCCAGCAGCTGGGTCAGCTTGTCGCTGGAAATCCGCAGCCGGGCGCGCAGCTCGTCGATCTCCCGCAGCCGCCGGTTCAGTCCGGCCGCGGCCGCTGCCGAGGCACCCAGATCCACCGCGAAGAAGACCAGCAGCACGCAGTCCAGCGGCAGCAGCACCCGGAAGGGCAGCGCATCGCTGCCGCGGGCCAGCAGCGGGTGAACGACCTTGATCATGATCACGCTGCCCAGCCCCCACAACAGGGAAAACTGGGGGCAGATATACCCGCCCAGATTGCCCTTGAGATGGGAGTAATCCCACCACCGGATGTGGTAGAGCCGGAACAGCGCCCAGCCGCCGATCAGCTCGATGGCGGTGGTCAGCACCATGCCCACCAGGAACACCGTCAGCACACCGGGGGCTCCGTCGCCATGGGGCAGCCGCCCCATGCAGTGGAGCAGCCCCACCATGCCGAAACCGTAGATGGGGCAGATGGGCCCGCACAGAAAGCCCCGGTTGACCAGACGGTGCTCCCGGATGGCCGCGTAGATCACCTCCACGCACCAGCCCAGGATGCCGTAGACGAAAAACCAGTACAGGGCGCGGGCAGCCACCTCAGGCGAGGTCATCATTATCCTCCTGCTGGCGGGCCAGCTCCTTGGGCTCCACCCAGCTCACCGTGCTGTCCGGCCCCTTGCGGGCGATCAGCGCCTTGATGGGAATGCCCTGCTCGCTGAACATCCCCTCGTGCTCGGTGCGCAGATTCCAGGCCGGTTCGTCGGCGTGGAGGTCGAAGGTCTGCCAGGTGATCTCGAACCCGGCGGCCGGGAAGTAGGCCAGACTGTCGCGGAAGAGGTCATCGTCATCGGTCTTGAACCAGATCTCGGCCCCCTCGTCCATCAGGGCGCGGTACTGCAGTAGCTGCCGGGGATGGGTCAGCCGGTGCTTGTGGCTTCCGGCATTCTTGCTCCAGGGATTGCAGAAATTGATGTAGATTCGCGCCACCCGGTCGGCGGGGGAGAAGGCGTTGCCCAGCCGCTCGATGTCCAGGCTGGCGATCTTCACATTGTCGGGGGGGAGCTGCCGGGCGGCGTAGGCGGCCTCCACCTTGCGCTTGGCCAGGATCAGCACCTTGTCGGTGATGTCGATGCCCAGATAGTTGATGTCGGGGTGGGCCGGGGCAATCTGGGCCAGAAAACCGCCCTTGCCGCAGCCCAGTTCCAGATGCCAGGGCTGGTCGGGCCGGGCGTAGAGCTCGCGCCAGTGGCCGCTGTGGGTCAGCGGCTCGTGAACGTGGAAGTCGCAGGCCAGCAGCTCCGGCCGTGCGTAGGGTTTGAATCGCATGCGCATAACGTAGGTACTCCTGTTGGTTAGAGATTTTCTGCAAGGAAGGCGCGCACCCGCGCCTCGTCGGCGTCCGCCAGACTGCCCTGGCAGAAGGCCGGTTTGCCGCCGCCGCGGCCGGCGAAGGCTTCGTTGAGGGCCCGGCCCACCGGCCGCACGTCCCCGCCCGGGGCCGCCGCCAGGGCGTAGGCCAGCCCTTGGCCGCCCGGGGCCAGGGCGCAGCAGGCGGCACCCGTGTCGGCTGCCACCGTCATGGCGATGCGCCGCAGCCCGTCGCCGTCGGCGCCCTCGGCCCACACCGTGCAGGGCTTGCCCGGTTGGGCGCCCGCCGCACAGGCGGCTGCCAGGGCGTTCTGCAGGGAGGCCAGCCGCTGTTTCAGTCTGGCTTCCGCCTCCAGCAGCCGCCCGGCCGCGCCCGTCAGATTGCCCACCGGCACCGACAGCAGCCGTCCCGCCGCCTCGGCGTCGGCCCAGCCGGCCGCCACGGCGTCATAAGCGCGCTGGCCGCAGGCCACGGCCAGCCGCATGCCCACCTTGTAGTGCTGGGCGGAGATGATCTTGATGAGCCCCACCTCGCCGGTGCGGGCCAGGTGGGTGCCGCAGCAGGCGCAGCGGTCGCCGCCCGCCTCCACCAGCCGCACGGGGCCTTCCAGCTCCTTTTTGCTGCGGTACTCGGTGGCGGCCAGCGTGGCGGCGTCGGGCACATAGCAGCGCACCCGGGTGTCGGCCCGGACGGCGGCGTTGGCTTCGGCCTCGGCGGCCGCCAGCTGTTGGGCGGTCAGCGGAATGCTGGTATCCATCCGCACATAGGGGCTGCCGATGTGGAACCCCACATTCTCGGCGCCGTACAAACGGTGCAGTGTGCCGCTCAGAATATGTTCCCCGGTGTGCTGCTGCATGGCGTCCAGCCGGGCGGGCCAGTCCAGCAGCCCCTCCACCGGGGCGCCCACCGGCAGCGGCGCGTCGGTGGTGTGGGTGATGGTCTGCCCGTCGGTGTGCACGGCCAGCACCCGGGCATCCCCCAGGCGGCCGGTGTCGCAGGGCTGACCGCCCCCCTCGGGGAAAAAGGCGGTGCGGTCCAGCACCACCGCCCAGCCGCCTTTGACTTCGCGGCAGTCCAGCACGGTGGCGGTGAACCGCTGAAGATAGGAATCGGTTTCGTACAGTTTCTCGGTCACAGGAAAAACGGAATCTCCTTTTTCGTGAATTTTTCCTATTATACCATAAAACAGGTGTGGAAAAAAACACCGAAATCTTATATAATAAAAAGCAATCCGATTTTAGTACAGAATGTAAGGAATTTGCCCTATGAAGATGATCCGTTTCGCGGCGCTGGCCCTGCCGGCGCTGCTGCTGGCGGGATGTGCCGCCAATCCGCTGACGATGCTCGGCCCCACCGAGAACACCGCCACGGTGGAGACGGCCGCTGCGCCCGCTGCCCAGACGCTGAATGTCTATGCCACCGACGCCTTGCTGCCGGCGCTGCAGGCCTATGCCGACGCCCAGCAGGTGACGCTGAACGTCACCGACGATCCGGCCGCCGCCGACCTGGCGGCGCTGGACCACACTCCCGGCGACCTTGTGGACGGGCTGGACGTGGCGGGGGATATCCTGCTGGAGGCAGCCGCCGCCCGGGCGGGCATCACCGGCAGTGCCGACGCCCTGCCCCTGGGCCGCAGCCTCTACGGCTACTGGGTCAACGGCACGGTGGTGACCTCGCTTTTGGGAGAAAACGGCCTGACCGCCCTGCAGAACGCCAGCTGGGACGAGTGGAGCGACTTTGTGGAGACGCTGCAGGCCTGGCTGGCCGAGCCCGAGGCGGCTACCGTGACGCTGTCGGGCAGCGACTACACCCTGCCCGAAACAAAGCCCGACACGCTGCATGCCACGGGGGTCTTTTCCGAGCCCATGGACCGGGTGGCCGGCTACACAGCGGCCATGCTGGCGGCGGGCAGTGAGGTGAATGAGGACACCCTCACCGGGCCGCTGAACGGTGTGTACAGCGCCGTGGTGCTGGAGTGGGAGAACCTGGCCGACAGCGACGAGACGGCGCTGTTCCGCCGGGCCACCCTCACCGACCTGCTGTCGGCCTACGGGGCGGAGGCCTGCCAGAGCCTGGTGCTGATCCCCTTCAAGTGCAACCTGGAGGAGAGTGACCTCTCCACCGAGGAATACAACCTCACCGGCCTGCTGAACTACCCGGTGCTGGCCGACGCAGGCTACCTGACGCTGCGGGCCGGTGCCGATGAGACGGCCCAGAAGGCGGCCAAGAGTGCCGCGCTGTGGCTGTACAGCAGCGGGGAGGGGGAGGCCGCCCTCACCGAGACACTGGGCCTGATCACGCCGTGGAACACCGCGTCGGACAAGACCACGCTGGGCGCCATGCAGATCGAGCAGGCGGGCACCGGCATCCTGCCGGGCATCACGGTGACCCAGGCCCAGGCCGACGCGCTGGCCGCCAACGAGGAGACCCTGCGGGAGCCCAAGGGCACCACCGCGGAGCGCACCGCCTTCACCGAGGCGGCGCTGGAGGTGCTGGCGCCCGCCGCAGCGGAGAGCGAAACTCAAGAATAACACCTGCCTGTGCAGGATTTTTACGGAAAAGGGGAATGATGATGGAACTGAAACGTTGCAGTGGAATCCTGATGCCGATTTCCAGCCTGCCCGGCGGGTACGGCATCGGCAGCCTGGGCGCCCCGGCGCGCCGTTTCGTGGACTTTCTGGCCCGGGCGGGGCAGAGTGTCTGGCAGATTCTGCCGGTGGGACCCACCGGGTATGCGGACAGCCCCTACCAGAGCTGTTCGGCCTTTGCGGGCAACCCCTATTTCATCGATCTGGACCTGCTGGCCAAGGACGGCCTGCTCCAGCGCAAGGACTATGCCTTCCTGCAGTGGGGCACCGACGAGGACCGGGTGGAGTACGGCACACTGTACAACCGCCGGTTCCCGGTGCTGCGCAAGGCCTACGA encodes the following:
- a CDS encoding putative ABC transporter permease, whose amino-acid sequence is MTSPEVAARALYWFFVYGILGWCVEVIYAAIREHRLVNRGFLCGPICPIYGFGMVGLLHCMGRLPHGDGAPGVLTVFLVGMVLTTAIELIGGWALFRLYHIRWWDYSHLKGNLGGYICPQFSLLWGLGSVIMIKVVHPLLARGSDALPFRVLLPLDCVLLVFFAVDLGASAAAAAGLNRRLREIDELRARLRISSDKLTQLLGTGAMTADTLLDEQKLQLALAKLESRENADALRTELTARAEALRAKLRDIDLDRLGTRRLLRAFPRMQSARYAETLAATRQALVHLRRLARNARAAAQEAADRLRRQE
- a CDS encoding alanyl-tRNA editing protein — translated: MTEKLYETDSYLQRFTATVLDCREVKGGWAVVLDRTAFFPEGGGQPCDTGRLGDARVLAVHTDGQTITHTTDAPLPVGAPVEGLLDWPARLDAMQQHTGEHILSGTLHRLYGAENVGFHIGSPYVRMDTSIPLTAQQLAAAEAEANAAVRADTRVRCYVPDAATLAATEYRSKKELEGPVRLVEAGGDRCACCGTHLARTGEVGLIKIISAQHYKVGMRLAVACGQRAYDAVAAGWADAEAAGRLLSVPVGNLTGAAGRLLEAEARLKQRLASLQNALAAACAAGAQPGKPCTVWAEGADGDGLRRIAMTVAADTGAACCALAPGGQGLAYALAAAPGGDVRPVGRALNEAFAGRGGGKPAFCQGSLADADEARVRAFLAENL
- the trmB gene encoding tRNA (guanosine(46)-N7)-methyltransferase TrmB — encoded protein: MRMRFKPYARPELLACDFHVHEPLTHSGHWRELYARPDQPWHLELGCGKGGFLAQIAPAHPDINYLGIDITDKVLILAKRKVEAAYAARQLPPDNVKIASLDIERLGNAFSPADRVARIYINFCNPWSKNAGSHKHRLTHPRQLLQYRALMDEGAEIWFKTDDDDLFRDSLAYFPAAGFEITWQTFDLHADEPAWNLRTEHEGMFSEQGIPIKALIARKGPDSTVSWVEPKELARQQEDNDDLA